A window of Myxococcales bacterium genomic DNA:
GGGCTGGGCCGCATCGCCGTGGTCGACGACGGTGACGGCATGACCGCGATCGAGGCCACGCTCGCGTTCGAACGCCACGCGACGAGCAAGCTTGCGCGCATCGAGGACCTGGAACACCTGGGTACGTTCGGCTTCCGGGGCGAGGCGCTCCCCAGCATCGCGTCGGTCGCGAAGGTCACGCTGACGACGCGAGCGCGCGGCCAATCCGAGGCGTTCCGCGTCGTCCTCCACGGGGGACACCCGCAGCCCTCGGGCCCCTGCGGGGCCGCGGTGGGCACGCGCGTCGACGTGGCGGACCTCTTCTACAACGTCCCCGCTCGGCGGAAGTTCCTGAAGGCCCCCGCGACCGAGAGCGCTCACGTGGGCGCGGTCATCGCCGACGCAGCGCTCTGCCGCCCTGGGGTGGCGTTCCGGCTGCTACGCGACGGCAAGACCGCGCGCGACTACCTGCGGGCCGCGTCGCGCGAGGAGCGGGTCGCCCAGGTCGTCCCCGGCGAGGAGCTGCGCGCGGTCTTCGGGGAGCGCGGGCCCTACCGAGTGAGCGCGTTCCTCTCCGCGCCCGAGCGCGCGCGCAGCGGCGCCACGGGCCTCGAGATCCTCGTGAACGATCGGCCCGTGCGCGATCGCGCCCTCGCGCGGGCGGTCGCCCAGGGCTACGGCTCGGTGCTCGAGCCCGGCAGGTACCCTGTGGGTGTACTTTACATCGATATGCCCCCCGAGCGCGTCGACGTGAACGTCCACCCGCAGAAGGCCGAGGTCCGCTTCCACGACGCGCGTGAGCTACAGGGCGCCGTGGTCCGCGCGCTCAACGAGGGGCTCGGGCGCGTGTTCGCCGTGCCGGCGCTCGGGCTCGGCCCCAACCGCGCGAACGCGTTTGGCCGCCCCGCCGACTCCCCCTCCGGCCTCGACCCTTACGCCGCGCGCTCGCTGTCGACCGCGCTCCCGGTCCGTGACGATCCGCAAGGCGTCTACGCGCCGGAGCGACCCACCGCCGCCGCGCACGAGCCCACCGCCCCCCCCTTGGACGCAGCCGAGCTCTTCCCGCGGCAGGGCGCCGCGCCGCTCCGCGAGGCCCTCTTCGGTGCCCCCGCCGAGGGCTTCTACGGTGCACTGCGCTACCTCGCGCAGGTGCGGGCCACGTTCCTCGTCTGCGAGGGCGCCGACGGGCTCTACGTGCTCGATCAGCACGCGGCAGCCGAGCGGGTGCTCTTTCACCGACTCGTGACCGCCCGCCGGCGGCGCTCCACCTCATCCCAGGGCCTCCTCACGCCGGCGCTGGTCGACGTCGGTCACGCGCTCGTCGCGCTGTTCACCGAGGCCGAGGCCGAGATCGCCGCCCTCGGCTTCGACGTGCGCCCGTTCGGCGAGCGGAGCGTCGCCGTCCACGCGGTGCCGGCTCTGCTGTCGCGCGCGAGCCCCGAAGACCTCGTACGCGAGCTCGGCGCGGAGCTCGGCAGGAGCGCAACGCGACCGCTCTCGGGCCGCGTCGATCTCGCGCTGGCGACCCTCGCTTGCCACGGGTCCGTGCGCGCCGGCGACATGCTCGACCCCCAAGAGGTGCGCGCGCTCCTCACCGCGCTCGACGAGGTCGACTTCTCGGGCCACTGCCCGCACGGCAGACCCGTCGTGACCCGCCTGCCCTTCGACGAGCTCGAGCGCCGTGTCGGACGCTGAGCTCGAGCGGCAGGGCGCGGCGGTCTTGGACCTGCTCCGGAGCGAGCCGGGCGCGCTCCTCTGCGTCGTCGGCCCAACGGCGGGGGGAAAGAGCGCCCTCGCGCTGCACCTCGCCGAGCGCCTCGATGGCGAGATTGTGGGCGCCGACAGCGTGCAGATCTACCGAGGGTTCGACGTCGGCTCGGGGAAGCCGACCGCCGAGGAGCGGGCGCGCGTCCCGCATCACCTGATTGACGTGGCCGATCCCTCCTCGCCGTTCGACGCCGCGCGCTTCGTATCGCTCGCCGACCGCGCGATCGCGGAGGTCCGCGCGCGCGGGCGCACGCCCATCGTCTGCGGAGGCACGTTCCTGTGGGTGAAGGCGCTCCTCTCGGGGCTCAGCGACGCGCCCAAGGGCGATGAGACCATCCGCGCGAGGCACCGCGAGCTCGTCGCGCGCGAAGGCTCTCATGCCCTCCACCTCCTACTCGAGGCGGCCGATCCCGGGCTCGCGCCGCGGCTCCACCCGAACGACGTGCTCCGGGTGAGCCGCGCCCTCGAGGTGTTCGAGCTCACCGGGCAGCGGCTCTCCGACCTCCATCGCGCCCACGGCTTCCGCCAGCGGCGCCACGCGGCCCTGCTCGTGTCGCCGGCGCGCACTCCCGAGGAGCTCACGGGGCGCATACGCGCGCGCGTCGAGTCGTTCGTCACGGGCGGCTTGCTCGACGAGGTTCGGGCGCTCGCGCTCGCCGGACACCGTGAGACGCGGGCCATGCGCTCGGTGGGCTACCGCGAGGCGCTCGCAGCGGTGGACGGCGAGCTCCTTGATGCCGAGCTCGTCGAGGCGATCACCCGCTCGACGAGGGTCTTCGCTCGCCGTCAGCGCACCTGGCTCGCGCGCGAGCCCGTCCACTACGTGACCTGACCTCGAGAGATCAGCGCGGTCGATCAATCGTCCGCCCCGTCGCCCTCGGCCTCATCGCCCCCCTCGGTCTCGAGGATCCCGTACTCCTTCAGCCGGCGGTAGAAGGTGCGCCTCGGGATGCCCGCGAGCTTGGCCGCCTGCATGCGGTTCCAGCTCGCGCGGCCGAGCGCGTCGAGGATGCGCTCCTTCTCCGACAGCCGGAACTCGCCCGGCGTGCGCGGCCGGGCGGGGCCGCCCTGCGCCCTCGGCTCCGCCGCCGTCGCGGGGAGCGAGAAGTCCTCAGGCCCCATCTCGGTGTCGTCGCTCATGAGCCACGCGTTCAGGAGCACATGCTCGAGCTGACGCACGTTACCCGGCCAGTCGTAGCCCGCGAGCTTCTTCATCGCGGCGCGGCTCACCGTCTTGCGCTCCCGTCGATGGCGCGCGGCGAAGATGCCGAGGAAGTGATCGACGAGGGCCGGGAGGTCGTCGCGCCTGCCTCGAAGCGGCGGGATTTCGACGGTGATGACGTGGAGCCGGTAGTAGAGGTCTTCGCGGAACGTCCCCTCCCGGACCATGTGCTCGAGGTCGCGGTTGGTCGCCGCGATCACCCGCACGTTCACCGGCTCCTCGGCCGTGCCGCCGACCGGGCGCACGGTCTTCTCTTGGAGCACCCGCAGAAGCCCCGCCTGCATCTTGTGGGGCATCTCCCCGATCTCGTCGAGCAGGATGGTCCCTCCCTCCGCCTCGCGGAAGAGCCCCTTCCGCTCGCGGTCGGCGCCCGTGAACGAGCCGCGCACGTGACCAAAGAGCTCGCTCTCGAGGAGGTTGCCGGGGATCGCGCCGCAGTTCACGCCGGTGAACACGTTCTTCGCCCGCGCCGACACCTGGTGGATGGCCCGCGCGACGACCTCTTTGCCCGTGCCGCTCTCGCCGGTGACGAGCACGGGCACGTCGGTGTCCTTCACGCGCTCGAGGATCGCGTACAGCTTGCGCATGGGAGCGCTCGTGCCGACGATCCCGGCATAGCCGAAGTGGCTCTTCAGCTCGGCTCGCACGAGCTTGAGGTCGCGTCGCGTCGCGGCGAGCTGCTCGGTGCGCCTGCCCAACGACTCCTCGAGACGCACGCGGGCGCGCTGCAGCTCCTCGTTCGCGATCGCGAGCTCGTTGGCGCGCCGTCGGTTCTCCTCGATGAGTCGCGCGTTTTCGATGGCGATGGCCGCCTGGTCGGCGAACGCCGAGAGGGTCGGGAGCTCTTCCCGGAACCGCAAGCCCGGTCGGAGGCGCGTCTCGAGGTACAACGCCCCGATGGCGGCCTGGGCCAGCTGCGGCCCGCGAATGGGCACGCACGCGATCGACTGGATCATGAGCTGGTGCACGCTCACGGCCTGCGCGAGGCGCTCGTCGTCGCGGGCGCTCGCCGCGATCACGGGCTCGCCCTCAGCAAGGACCTTCTCGGCCACGCTCCGCGAGAACCTCGCGTGGCCGTCCTCGGCGCGCTGGCCGCGCACGGTCTGGGCGACGAGCTTACCGTCCTCGTCGACGAGGAGCACGAACCCGCGCTCCGCGCCGACGAGCGCGATCGCGTGATCGACCACGCGCTCGAGCAACGGACCGAGCTCCTTCTCACGCGCGAGGTCCCGGGTGATCTCGAAGATGCGGGTGAGCCGATCGGAGTCAGGCAGACCGCTCCCCCCGGCCGCGCGCGTGGTGCGGCTCAGACTCGGGGGCGACGAATGCGACGAATGCGACGAGCGACCGGCTGCGGTGGTGAGCGTGGTGGCCACCGCCGCGCGGAGCGCACGCCGGCGGGGCGCGTCCCAAAAGACCTCGCGAAGATCTCGCGGCAGCTTCGCCGCGACCTCCTCGAGCATCGCCAGCGCCGCCTCGGTGTCGCGCCTCGCGGTCGCCGTGCTCCCCTGTGACGCGGCGAGCTCACCGCGTGCCTCGAGCGCGCGACAGGCGAACTCGCGCTTCCCGTCGGCGCGCGCGCGCTCGTAGGCGTCGTCGAGCGCGGCCTTCGCCGCCACCTCGTCGCCGGCCGCGGTGAGGCAGGTGGCCTTCACGATGGACGCGAGCGCCTCGTGCTCGCCGAACCCGAGCTCTCCGGCACCCCGGAGGGCCTCGAGCTCGCGCAGCACGGCCGCGGGGTCGGGGTGCGGCTCCCGCATCGCGACAAGGAGGCCCTCGAGCCGGGCCTCAGCCGCGTCGTGCGGTCGCCCGAGCGCGTCGTACGCCGCGGCGCACGCCTCGTAGAGCTCGCGCGCGCGCTCGCGATCAGGCGACTCCCCCGGCTCACGCTGGGCGAGGTCCGCGTGGAGGCCGAGCAGCTGCGCGCGGGCGGCCGGCGGGAGGTCCTCCTTGTCGGCGTCGAGCGCCTCGATCGTCGCGCGCGCCCGACCGACGCGGCCCAGATAGAGGTCGAGATTCGCCAGGTTGAGCGCCGCCTGGCGAGACGCGAGCGCGCCACCCGCCCGCTGCCCGAGATCCGTGGCCGCCTCGAGGTGAAGGATAGCGCGCCCGAGGTCGCCTTCGCCCTGCGCCAGGCCCGAGAGGTTCAGCCGGGCCGTCGCGACGCCCCACGCGTCGTTGGCGAGCTCTGCGGCGGCGAGCGCCTCTTCGTACGCCCTCCGGGCATCGGCCGGGCGCCCCGCGCGCTGGTGGGCGACGCCCAGCGAGCCCTTGGCGATACCCAGCGCGCGCGCGTCCTGCGCGAGGTTGGCCACCATCACCGCCGACTCGAGCGTCTGCCGCGCGCGCGCATCTTCGCCCGAGTACGCGAGCGCGACGCCGCGCACGGCGAGCGCCTCCGAGGCCACGGCGTCCTCCAGGCGCCCTCGCGTGATGGGCTCGGTCAGCTCGAGCGCGCGCGCGAACTCGCCGAGGCGCATCGCGGTGCGAGCCCGGAGAAGGGTCCACACGCGAGCGCCCGCGGCGTCGCCAAGCTGCGCGACCGCGTCGAGCTCCTTCGCCGCGGCGCGAGGGTCTCCCTTCGCGAGGTCGACCCGCGCGCGCACGCACGCCACGCGGAATCGCTCGTCTGGGCCGGCGGCGGTGAGGCCGGAGAGCACGTCGACGGCGACGTCGAACCGGCCGCGATCGGCGGCGGCCTCCGCCTCCGCGACGAGCTCGAGTGACTTCGAGTCCGCGCGCGTGCTCTCCAGGGCGGCGTCGTGCTTCGCGAGCGCGGCGTCGACGTCGAAGGCCGACACGAGGGCTTCGCGCCCGAGCTTGTGGAGCAGATCGCGCAGCGCGCCGGGGTTCCCGCCCGCGCGCTCCACGAGGTGCGCGACGAGTGAGTCCGGGAGCGACACGATCACCCTGCGCGCGAGCTCCTCCGCTGCACGCGGCTCGAGCTCGGGCATCTCGAAGCGCGCGCTCGGGCCCTTGGCCACGGCTCGCAGCTCCTCCTCGGTCGCGACCGCCACGAGGCGCGCGCCCTCGGCGGTCAGGGCCCGCAGCGCCGCCAGGGCGTCCGCGGGCAGCGCCGCGAGGTCGTCGACGCAGAGCACCAACCTGCCGGGCGCCGCGCCCGCGGTCGCGAGCCGGAGCGCCTCCAGCGCGGACAGGCCGGTCTGCGGGGCCTCGACGACGGCCGCCGGCACGCCCTGTAGGCCGAGCGAGAACGCCAGGCGCCGGAGCAGCGTAGACCGGCCCGAGCCTAGCGGCCCCTCGAGCGCGAGCGCACCGCCCTCTTGCATGGATACTACACGTTTTTCGAGCGACGCGCCCAGGGCCTCGAGCCCCAAGACCTGCCAGCCCAGCGCCCCCGTGAGCGCGCCCTGGCCAAGCCCCGCCGCCCGGCGCAGCGCGGTCCCGAGCTCGTCAGCGCTCGGGTAGCGATCTTCGGGCTCGCCCTCGGTCGCCCGCTTCGCGACCCGCGTCAGGGCCGCGTACACGTCGCGCTCAAGCTCGTCGCCGCGCTCGTCGAGGCCCTCTTGCAGCGTGGCGCCGAGCGCGTAAACCTCGGCCCGCACACCGACGGCCTCCCCCGCGAGCACCTCCGGCGCCGCGTACTTGGGCGTGAGCCCACGCGCGGGTCCGCCCTCGCGCAGCGGGGCGGCGAGGCCGAGGTCGACCAAGGTCGCGCGGCCCTCCGCGCTCACGACGATGTTCGCGGGCTTCACGTCTCCGTGCAGGAGCCCACTTCGGTGGAGCAACGTAAGCTGATCGGTCGCGTCGGCGAGCGGCGCGAGCCACGCGCGCTCCGGCGTGGCGAGCACCGCGTCGAGGGCGTCGCCGGGCGCAAGCTCGCGCACCATGTAGCGCTCGCCGCTCGCCAGAGCACCGAAGCCAATGATCCGCGGCAGGCCGAGGCCGTCGAGGGCCGAGAGCGCGACCGCCTCGCGCACGAGCGCGCGAGACTCTGCCTCGCCCGCGCCCTCCGCGAGCACCTTGAACGCCAACCGGGCGCCCGTGATTCGATCGGTGACCGCGTAGACGGCGCCGCCGCCACCCTGACCAAGCTGCTGCGCGCCCTCGTAGCGCGCGGGGATCTTCACCGCGACCCGCCGCTACCTTGCCGGCGGCGGCGGGGGGGGCGCGAGCTCGGGCCCCCGGGCGATCGGTCGCTCGAAGCCGTAGCTGCCGCTGAAGCCGAACCAGAACCCGGTGAGCGCGAGGCCGAGGCTGAGGCGCCCCTCGAACTGCTTGACCGGCTTGAAGCGGAGGCCGACCTGCGGGATGGCGACCCACGGGATGACGTTCGGCTTCGAGCCCCCGTTGGCCCAGCTCGGCTCCAGGTACCCGCCCACGCGGTTGACCTTCGACGCCTGGTGATCGCGTGGGTTGCAGCCCGAGCCCGTGCTGGGCGTGCGGTCCTCTGCCGCGTCGCACTGGACGTAGGTCTTGCCGTTCGCGGAGTACTGCGGGTTGCCCGTGCCCTCCTTCACCCAGTTATTGAGGAGATCGCCGAACACGAACCCGACGCCGAGCCCGATGCCGTACTCGAAGTCGATCATGCGGTGAATCTTCGTGGACCAGAGGAGGTCGACGGTCGCTTGGATCGCCTTCAGGCTGCTGTTACCGACGGCGTAGTTACCCACGAAATCGGTCGCGCCCTTGTCCTTGTAGAGGATGTCGTTCGTGCCGAACTCCGAGTACGTCAGCGCCGGGATCACCGAGAACCCGTTCTTGCGGATGTCGAGCTCGAGGCCGATGTTGTTCGAGTAGATGGTCTGACCGCCCTCGACGAAGGCGTCGAGCAGGAACTTGGGCAGCACCACCCCTCGGTAGCGAAGGCCGGCGAACAGGTAGGTGCGCTCGGGGGTCTCGCTCACGTCGCTCATGTTCGAGCCGACGTCGATCACGGGAGGCGCGTCGGCGACCCGCGCGACACCGTCGGCGCCCGCCGCGCCGCCGGCCGATGCACCGCCCGCAGCGGCACCGTTCTCGGGCGCACCCGCGGCCGGGGTGGCCGGCGCGGCGGCCGGAGCGCCCGGCGCCGCCGGGGCCGCCTTCGGGGGGCTCGCGGGGGCCTGGGCGGCCGCAGGCGTGGCGACGGCGAGCGCCGCGCCGAGGAGGCTCGCGCCAAGACCAAGAGCCAGACGGCCGTGCCGAGCGGGCATGTTCACTCTCCAGAAAGCAAGGGACGACGTGACGGCGCGCCCAGGGGGTGGCGCTCACCTACGGGTGCAAGCGTACTCGAACCCGGCCGGCGGTGGCGAGAAAGGAGGGACAGCTACGCTCGCCGCGGACGCTCGGAGACTGCTACGATTCGCGGAGCGTGATCCTTTACGGTCGAGTCGTCGAGCAGTCGATCGACCACCACCAGGTGGCGTCGTTCAAGAAAGAGGTCGTGGTCACCGCGGGCGTGCCGCTCGCGATGGTCCGCAAGCGCCTCGCAGGCGCCGAGGCGACGCGGGCGCCCGTGCTGCTCATCCACGGCTTCGGCCAGAACCGGTACGCCTGGCACCTCCCCTCGCGGAGCTTCTCCAACTACCTCGCGGCGGCGGGCTTCGACGTGTTCAACCTCGATCTGCGAGGCCACGGAAGGTCGCACAAGCTAGGCGGAATTCGCTCGCGCGGCGCTCACTGCTACGTGGAGGAGGACCTCCCTCAGGCGGTGGCCGAGGTGCGCGCGCTGTCGGGCGGGCGGCCGGTGTTCCTCGTCGGTCACTCGCTCGGCGGCCTCGTCAGCTACGCCGCCGCGCCCTCGCTCGTCGGGCTCGTGCGAGGCGTGGTCACGCTGGGCAGCCCCTACCATTTCACCCGCGGGTCCATGTTCCTGGGGGCGGTGCGCGCGGTGAATGGCGGTCTCAGGGCCCTGCGCGTGCCCCTCGGCAACCTGCCGCTCACGCTCCAACCGGTCGGCACGGCTCTCCGCGGCATGACCCGGGTCCTCAAGGGCCGCGCGCACCCGCTCCCGCTGCGGGCGTGGCACGAGGGCGCGACCGAGCACCACGTCCTCGAAGAGCACTTCCGGCTCGCGTTCGACAGAGCGAGCCTGGAAGACCTCCGAAACCTATTCGACTGGGCGTGGGAGCGGCGGTTCGGCGGGGCCCGCGGCTACGCCGAGCGGTTCGAGCGCGCCGAGGATCTCTCGCTGCTCGTCATCGGGGGCTCGAACGACGAGCTCGCCTCACCCAGGGCCGTCCGCCCCGCGTACGAGCGTAGCCGCTCGCGCGACAAGACCTACCGCGAGTACCCGTTCGGGCACATCGACCTCATCATGGGTCGCGACGCTCCGCGCACGCTCTGGCCCGAGGTCCGCGACTGGCTCCTCGCGCGCTCCACCTGAATCCACCGACGACGGCGTGACTCGCGGCAGCCCGCGGCGTCAGCGCGGGTTGCGGTCGCGCTCGAGGCGCGCGAGCTCGTCCTCGAGGCGGCGGACGGTGCGCTTCAGGTCGTTCACCTCATCCTCCGTCGCCAGCGACATCGACTTGGCGAGCTTCTCGACCTGCTCCGACGTGAACGACTGCACCTTCCCCGGGACGGACATCGCCTGCATGAGCGCGGTCATGACGCGGGGATCCTGAAGGAGCTTCGCAACACGAGGATCGCTCATCAACTTCATGCCCTGCTTCATCAGGGTCTTCTTGATGTCGCTCATCTTCGGGCAGCGTACTCCGCGGCGCGGCGCGACGCGAGCGCTCGATCGCGCCGCGCCGCGTCGCCGGGTCGCTCGGCGCTACTCCTTCGCGTCGCCACGCGCGAAGATCGACGCGACGTAGTTCAGCACGTCGGTCGCCGACACCTCGTTGTAGCCAAAGTTCTTGATGAGCCTCGACTTGATGATGTCGATCTTCTCCTGGGTGTCTTTGTCGACCACCGCGGAGACGAGGGTCTTCAGCTTGATGCTGTCCTTCTGATCCTCGAAGAGCTTCAGCTCGAGCGCGCGACGGAGCCGGTCGTTCGTGTTCCAAGCGAAGCGCTTGCCGTCGACGGCGAGCGCCCCGATGAAGTTCATGATCTCGCGGCGGAAGTCGTCCTTCCGGTTCTCGGGGATGTCGATCTTCTCCTCGATCGACCGCATCAGCCGCTCGTCGGCCTCCTCGTCTTGCCCCGTGTAGCGGTTCTTGACCTTCTCCTTCAAGGTGAAGGCCTTGATGTTATCGATGTAGTTTGCAGCCAACTTGGCGATCGCGTCCTCGTCCGCGCTGATGGCGCGCTGGACCTCGTTCTTCACGATCTCCTCGTACTCGCGCTTCACGATCCCCGTGATCTCTTGGAACTTCTTCCGCTGCTCGTCGCTCGTGATGAGCGAGTGGTGGCGCAGCCCCTTGTCGAGCTCGTTCAGCACCATGAACGGGTTGATCGTGCCCTCGCCGGACTCGTTGACGAGCGCGTTCGAGATCTTGTCCTGCACGTAGCGCGGGCTGATGCCCTCCATCCCCTCGCGCTTGGTCTCCTTGCGGAGCTCCTTCACCGTGTCTTGGGTGTACCCGGGCAGCACCTTGCCGTCGTAGAGCTTGGCCTTCTGGAGCAGCGACAGGTTGTGCTTCTTCGGATCCTCGAGGCGCGAGAGCACGGCCCACAGCGCCGCCACCTCCACCGTGTGCGGCGCCACGTGCTTGCCGCGGATCTTCTTCGGGGAGAAGTCCTTCTCGTAGATCTTCATCTCCTCGGTGAGCTTCGTGATGTACGGGATGTCGATCTTGATCGTGCGGTCGCGCAGGGCCTCCATGAACTCGTTGTTCAGGAGCTTCTTGTACTCGGCCTCGTTGGTGTGGCCGATGATGACCTCGTCGATGTCGGTCTGGGCGAACTTCTTCGGCTTGATCTTCCGCTCTTGCGAGGCGCCGAGCAGGTCGTAGAGGAACGCGACGTCGAGCTTCAGCACCTCGATGAACTCGACGATGCCGCGGTTGGCGATGTTGAACTCGCCGTCGAAGTTGAAGGCGCGCGGGTCGGAGTCGGACCCGTACTCGGCGATCTTCCGGTAGTTGATGTCGCCGGTGAGCTCGGTCGAGTCCTGGTTCTTCTCGTCCTTCGGCTGGAACGTGCCGATGCCGACGCGGTCCTTCTCGGAGAGCACGAGGCGGCGCACGCGCACGTGGTTCTGCATCACCTTCGCCCAGTCGCCGGAGTACCGGGTCATCAGGTGCTTGAAGATGTAGCGGCTCGCCGGGTCGAGATCGCCCTCGACCTTCACCCGGAACGCCTCGCTCGACAGGCCGAGCTCCTCGATCGCGCGGGCGCGCCACTCCGGCGGGATGAGGCGCAGCGGCTCCTCGTTCATGGCGCTCGGGAACACGTCCTGGTCTTTGCCGGCGAGATCGGTGCCCGCGAGCTTCACCCAGTCGAACGAGTACAGCGCGCCGTCGGTCGTGCGCGAGTAGGCCTCGGTGCCCTGCTTGAGCAGCCGCGCGATGGTGCTCTTCGAGGAGCCGACCGGCCCGTGCAGCAGGATGACGCGCTTCTCTGGGCCGTAGCCCTCCGAGGCGGCCTTGAGCACGTGCACGAGCCGCATGAGCGGGATGTCGAGGCCGAACACCGCGTTCTGGCCCTTGTTCGCGTCGTCGCGAAAGAAGTTGTACCGTACAAGCTTCTTCTTGTTGTCGATGTACTCCTCGCTGCCGTGCGAGATGATCATGTCGTAGATGCGCTGGTAGGCGTTGCGCGTCACCTGCGGTCGCTTCCGGACGACCTCGAGGTAGTCGTCGAACGACCCCTCCCAGGTGAGCTCGCGGTAGAGCTCGTAGTCCTGCATCGCCGCGATACGGTCGGTCATCTGGCTCTGGGTCGTCGCCATGGGTCTCCTCGGCAGTCGGCGCGGGAGACCCGCACCGAGGGCCCACGAGTAGACGGGACGAACCCGGTCTTGCGCAAGCGCGGAGTGTGCGCCTTTTCCAGGGCGCGACGCGCGCGGGCGAGCGCGGGCGCGTCGCGCGGGGGCGCGCGCGCGAGACGCACCGTCCGCGTCACGTCGTCCCGTGAAGGGGCGTTCACGGCGTCGAGGCCCCATCGCCAAGGGCGCCTCGTGCGGCGACGGAGGGGAG
This region includes:
- the miaA gene encoding tRNA (adenosine(37)-N6)-dimethylallyltransferase MiaA — protein: MSDAELERQGAAVLDLLRSEPGALLCVVGPTAGGKSALALHLAERLDGEIVGADSVQIYRGFDVGSGKPTAEERARVPHHLIDVADPSSPFDAARFVSLADRAIAEVRARGRTPIVCGGTFLWVKALLSGLSDAPKGDETIRARHRELVAREGSHALHLLLEAADPGLAPRLHPNDVLRVSRALEVFELTGQRLSDLHRAHGFRQRRHAALLVSPARTPEELTGRIRARVESFVTGGLLDEVRALALAGHRETRAMRSVGYREALAAVDGELLDAELVEAITRSTRVFARRQRTWLAREPVHYVT
- the mutL gene encoding DNA mismatch repair endonuclease MutL, which translates into the protein MSSTATPACRIRRLPDALANQIAAGEVVERPASVVKELLENAVDAGATRVTVEIEQGGLGRIAVVDDGDGMTAIEATLAFERHATSKLARIEDLEHLGTFGFRGEALPSIASVAKVTLTTRARGQSEAFRVVLHGGHPQPSGPCGAAVGTRVDVADLFYNVPARRKFLKAPATESAHVGAVIADAALCRPGVAFRLLRDGKTARDYLRAASREERVAQVVPGEELRAVFGERGPYRVSAFLSAPERARSGATGLEILVNDRPVRDRALARAVAQGYGSVLEPGRYPVGVLYIDMPPERVDVNVHPQKAEVRFHDARELQGAVVRALNEGLGRVFAVPALGLGPNRANAFGRPADSPSGLDPYAARSLSTALPVRDDPQGVYAPERPTAAAHEPTAPPLDAAELFPRQGAAPLREALFGAPAEGFYGALRYLAQVRATFLVCEGADGLYVLDQHAAAERVLFHRLVTARRRRSTSSQGLLTPALVDVGHALVALFTEAEAEIAALGFDVRPFGERSVAVHAVPALLSRASPEDLVRELGAELGRSATRPLSGRVDLALATLACHGSVRAGDMLDPQEVRALLTALDEVDFSGHCPHGRPVVTRLPFDELERRVGR
- a CDS encoding serine protein kinase; amino-acid sequence: MATTQSQMTDRIAAMQDYELYRELTWEGSFDDYLEVVRKRPQVTRNAYQRIYDMIISHGSEEYIDNKKKLVRYNFFRDDANKGQNAVFGLDIPLMRLVHVLKAASEGYGPEKRVILLHGPVGSSKSTIARLLKQGTEAYSRTTDGALYSFDWVKLAGTDLAGKDQDVFPSAMNEEPLRLIPPEWRARAIEELGLSSEAFRVKVEGDLDPASRYIFKHLMTRYSGDWAKVMQNHVRVRRLVLSEKDRVGIGTFQPKDEKNQDSTELTGDINYRKIAEYGSDSDPRAFNFDGEFNIANRGIVEFIEVLKLDVAFLYDLLGASQERKIKPKKFAQTDIDEVIIGHTNEAEYKKLLNNEFMEALRDRTIKIDIPYITKLTEEMKIYEKDFSPKKIRGKHVAPHTVEVAALWAVLSRLEDPKKHNLSLLQKAKLYDGKVLPGYTQDTVKELRKETKREGMEGISPRYVQDKISNALVNESGEGTINPFMVLNELDKGLRHHSLITSDEQRKKFQEITGIVKREYEEIVKNEVQRAISADEDAIAKLAANYIDNIKAFTLKEKVKNRYTGQDEEADERLMRSIEEKIDIPENRKDDFRREIMNFIGALAVDGKRFAWNTNDRLRRALELKLFEDQKDSIKLKTLVSAVVDKDTQEKIDIIKSRLIKNFGYNEVSATDVLNYVASIFARGDAKE
- a CDS encoding alpha/beta fold hydrolase, which codes for MILYGRVVEQSIDHHQVASFKKEVVVTAGVPLAMVRKRLAGAEATRAPVLLIHGFGQNRYAWHLPSRSFSNYLAAAGFDVFNLDLRGHGRSHKLGGIRSRGAHCYVEEDLPQAVAEVRALSGGRPVFLVGHSLGGLVSYAAAPSLVGLVRGVVTLGSPYHFTRGSMFLGAVRAVNGGLRALRVPLGNLPLTLQPVGTALRGMTRVLKGRAHPLPLRAWHEGATEHHVLEEHFRLAFDRASLEDLRNLFDWAWERRFGGARGYAERFERAEDLSLLVIGGSNDELASPRAVRPAYERSRSRDKTYREYPFGHIDLIMGRDAPRTLWPEVRDWLLARST
- a CDS encoding sigma 54-interacting transcriptional regulator; its protein translation is MKIPARYEGAQQLGQGGGGAVYAVTDRITGARLAFKVLAEGAGEAESRALVREAVALSALDGLGLPRIIGFGALASGERYMVRELAPGDALDAVLATPERAWLAPLADATDQLTLLHRSGLLHGDVKPANIVVSAEGRATLVDLGLAAPLREGGPARGLTPKYAAPEVLAGEAVGVRAEVYALGATLQEGLDERGDELERDVYAALTRVAKRATEGEPEDRYPSADELGTALRRAAGLGQGALTGALGWQVLGLEALGASLEKRVVSMQEGGALALEGPLGSGRSTLLRRLAFSLGLQGVPAAVVEAPQTGLSALEALRLATAGAAPGRLVLCVDDLAALPADALAALRALTAEGARLVAVATEEELRAVAKGPSARFEMPELEPRAAEELARRVIVSLPDSLVAHLVERAGGNPGALRDLLHKLGREALVSAFDVDAALAKHDAALESTRADSKSLELVAEAEAAADRGRFDVAVDVLSGLTAAGPDERFRVACVRARVDLAKGDPRAAAKELDAVAQLGDAAGARVWTLLRARTAMRLGEFARALELTEPITRGRLEDAVASEALAVRGVALAYSGEDARARQTLESAVMVANLAQDARALGIAKGSLGVAHQRAGRPADARRAYEEALAAAELANDAWGVATARLNLSGLAQGEGDLGRAILHLEAATDLGQRAGGALASRQAALNLANLDLYLGRVGRARATIEALDADKEDLPPAARAQLLGLHADLAQREPGESPDRERARELYEACAAAYDALGRPHDAAEARLEGLLVAMREPHPDPAAVLRELEALRGAGELGFGEHEALASIVKATCLTAAGDEVAAKAALDDAYERARADGKREFACRALEARGELAASQGSTATARRDTEAALAMLEEVAAKLPRDLREVFWDAPRRRALRAAVATTLTTAAGRSSHSSHSSPPSLSRTTRAAGGSGLPDSDRLTRIFEITRDLAREKELGPLLERVVDHAIALVGAERGFVLLVDEDGKLVAQTVRGQRAEDGHARFSRSVAEKVLAEGEPVIAASARDDERLAQAVSVHQLMIQSIACVPIRGPQLAQAAIGALYLETRLRPGLRFREELPTLSAFADQAAIAIENARLIEENRRRANELAIANEELQRARVRLEESLGRRTEQLAATRRDLKLVRAELKSHFGYAGIVGTSAPMRKLYAILERVKDTDVPVLVTGESGTGKEVVARAIHQVSARAKNVFTGVNCGAIPGNLLESELFGHVRGSFTGADRERKGLFREAEGGTILLDEIGEMPHKMQAGLLRVLQEKTVRPVGGTAEEPVNVRVIAATNRDLEHMVREGTFREDLYYRLHVITVEIPPLRGRRDDLPALVDHFLGIFAARHRRERKTVSRAAMKKLAGYDWPGNVRQLEHVLLNAWLMSDDTEMGPEDFSLPATAAEPRAQGGPARPRTPGEFRLSEKERILDALGRASWNRMQAAKLAGIPRRTFYRRLKEYGILETEGGDEAEGDGADD